In the genome of Pelecanus crispus isolate bPelCri1 chromosome 17, bPelCri1.pri, whole genome shotgun sequence, one region contains:
- the TIMM17A gene encoding mitochondrial import inner membrane translocase subunit Tim17-A: MEEYAREPCPWRIVDDCGGAFTMGAIGGGIFQAIKGFRNSPVGVNHRLRGSLTAIKTRAPQLGGSFAVWGGLFSMIDCSMVRMRGKEDPWNSITSGALTGAILAARNGPVAMVGSAAMGGILLALIEGAGILLTRFASTQFPNGPQFSDDPSQLQPSPFGDYRQYQ; the protein is encoded by the exons ATGGAGGAGTACGCGCGTGAGCCCTG tcCCTGGAGGATAGTAGATGACTGCGGAGGTGCTTTCACGATGGGAGCGATAGGAGGTGGCATCTTCCAAGCTATCAAGGGGTTCAGAAATTCCCCAGTG GGTGTAAACCACCGGCTGCGGGGAAGTTTGACAGCTATTAAAACAAGAGCTCCACAACTGGGAG gtaGCTTTGCTGTCTGGGGAGGTCTCTTCTCCATGATTGACTGCAGTATGGTCAGAATGAGAGGGAAAGAAGATCCGTGGAATTCGATCACAAGCGGAGCCCTGACTGGAGCCATATTAGCTGCAAGAA atggaCCTGTTGCCATGGTCGGGTCTGCTGCGATGGGAGGAATTCTCCTAGCTTTAATTGAAGGAGCTGGTATTCTGTTAACAAGATTTGCCTCCACGCAGTTTCCAAACG GCCCTCAGTTTTCAGATGacccctcccagctgcagccttcTCCCTTTGGCGACTACAGGCAATACCAGTGA
- the ADIPOR1 gene encoding adiponectin receptor protein 1 isoform X2: protein MASRKASAAGQGNGLAAAGRERAHLELAELGPLLEEKGEQGAAGSASAEDPPCPAAREEEEEVVRVLTLPLQAHHAMEKMEEFVYKVWEGRWRVIPYDVLPDWLKDNDYLLHGHRPPMPSFRACFKSIFRIHTETGNIWTHLLGFVLFLCLGILTMLRPNMYFMAPLQEKVVFGMFFLGAVLCLSFSWLFHTVYCHSEKVSRTFSKLDYSGIALLIMGSFVPWLYYSFYCSPQPRLIYLSIVCVLGISAIIVAQWDRFATPKHRQTRAGVFLGLGLSGVVPTMHFTIAEGFVKATTVGQMGWFFLMAVMYITGAGLYAARIPERFFPGKFDIWFQSHQIFHVLVVAAAFVHFYGVSNLQEFRYGLEGGCTDDSLL, encoded by the exons ATGGCGTCCCGCAAAGCCTCCGCCGCCGGGCAGGGCAACGGGctggccgccgccggccgggagAGAGCGCACCTGGAGCTGGCCGAGCTGGGCCCGctcctggaggagaagggggagcaAGGAGCCGCCGGCTCGGCCAGT GCTGAAGACCCGCCATGCCCAGCGGCccgtgaggaagaggaggaggtggtccGTGTGCTGACTCTGCCTCTGCAGGCTCACCACGCCATGGAGAAGATGGAAGAGTTTGTGTATAAG GTGTGGGAAGGGCGCTGGCGCGTGATCCCCTACGACGTGCTGCCCGACTGGCTGAAGGACAACGATTACCTCCTGCACGGACACAGGCCTCCCATGCCGTCCTTCCGCGCCTGCTTCAAGAGCATCTTCCGAATACACACCGAGACGGGCAACATCTGGACGCACTTGCTAG GTTTTGTCTTGTTCCTCTGCTTGGGGATCCTGACCATGCTGCGGCCCAACATGTATTTCATGGCTCCTCTCCAGGAGAAGGTGGTGTTCGGGATGTTCTTCCTGGGAGCGgtgctgtgcctcagtttctcctggCTTTTCCACACTGTCTACTGTCACTCAGAGAAGGTCTCGCGGACTTTTTCAAA GTTGGATTATTCAGGAATTGCACTGCTGATCATGGGGAGCTTTGTCCCATGGCTCTACTATTCGTTCTACTGCTCCCCGCAGCCAAGACTCATCTACCTCTCCATCGTCTGTGTCCTGGGCATCTCTGCCATCATCGTTGCTCAGTGGGACCGGTTTGCCACCCCCAAGCACAGGCAGACAAGAGCAG GCGTcttcctggggctggggctgagcggCGTGGTGCCCACCATGCACTTCACCATCGCCGAAGGGTTCGTGAAAGCCACCACCGTCGGCCAGATGGGCTGGTTCTTCCTCATGGCCGTGATGTACATCACGGGCGCGGGGCTGTACGCCGCCCGCATACCCGAGCGCTTCTTCCCGGGCAAGTTCGACATCTGG TTTCAGTCGCATCAGATCTTCCATGTGCTCGTGGTGGCTGCGGCCTTTGTCCACTTCTATGGGGTGTCGAACCTGCAGGAGTTTCGCTACGGACTCGAAGGGGGGTGCACAGATGACTCTCTCCTCTGA
- the ADIPOR1 gene encoding adiponectin receptor protein 1 isoform X1 → MASRKASAAGQGNGLAAAGRERAHLELAELGPLLEEKGEQGAAGSASVSPPSPPERAEDPPCPAAREEEEEVVRVLTLPLQAHHAMEKMEEFVYKVWEGRWRVIPYDVLPDWLKDNDYLLHGHRPPMPSFRACFKSIFRIHTETGNIWTHLLGFVLFLCLGILTMLRPNMYFMAPLQEKVVFGMFFLGAVLCLSFSWLFHTVYCHSEKVSRTFSKLDYSGIALLIMGSFVPWLYYSFYCSPQPRLIYLSIVCVLGISAIIVAQWDRFATPKHRQTRAGVFLGLGLSGVVPTMHFTIAEGFVKATTVGQMGWFFLMAVMYITGAGLYAARIPERFFPGKFDIWFQSHQIFHVLVVAAAFVHFYGVSNLQEFRYGLEGGCTDDSLL, encoded by the exons ATGGCGTCCCGCAAAGCCTCCGCCGCCGGGCAGGGCAACGGGctggccgccgccggccgggagAGAGCGCACCTGGAGCTGGCCGAGCTGGGCCCGctcctggaggagaagggggagcaAGGAGCCGCCGGCTCGGCCAGTGTAAGCCCGCCCtcgccccccgagcgg GCTGAAGACCCGCCATGCCCAGCGGCccgtgaggaagaggaggaggtggtccGTGTGCTGACTCTGCCTCTGCAGGCTCACCACGCCATGGAGAAGATGGAAGAGTTTGTGTATAAG GTGTGGGAAGGGCGCTGGCGCGTGATCCCCTACGACGTGCTGCCCGACTGGCTGAAGGACAACGATTACCTCCTGCACGGACACAGGCCTCCCATGCCGTCCTTCCGCGCCTGCTTCAAGAGCATCTTCCGAATACACACCGAGACGGGCAACATCTGGACGCACTTGCTAG GTTTTGTCTTGTTCCTCTGCTTGGGGATCCTGACCATGCTGCGGCCCAACATGTATTTCATGGCTCCTCTCCAGGAGAAGGTGGTGTTCGGGATGTTCTTCCTGGGAGCGgtgctgtgcctcagtttctcctggCTTTTCCACACTGTCTACTGTCACTCAGAGAAGGTCTCGCGGACTTTTTCAAA GTTGGATTATTCAGGAATTGCACTGCTGATCATGGGGAGCTTTGTCCCATGGCTCTACTATTCGTTCTACTGCTCCCCGCAGCCAAGACTCATCTACCTCTCCATCGTCTGTGTCCTGGGCATCTCTGCCATCATCGTTGCTCAGTGGGACCGGTTTGCCACCCCCAAGCACAGGCAGACAAGAGCAG GCGTcttcctggggctggggctgagcggCGTGGTGCCCACCATGCACTTCACCATCGCCGAAGGGTTCGTGAAAGCCACCACCGTCGGCCAGATGGGCTGGTTCTTCCTCATGGCCGTGATGTACATCACGGGCGCGGGGCTGTACGCCGCCCGCATACCCGAGCGCTTCTTCCCGGGCAAGTTCGACATCTGG TTTCAGTCGCATCAGATCTTCCATGTGCTCGTGGTGGCTGCGGCCTTTGTCCACTTCTATGGGGTGTCGAACCTGCAGGAGTTTCGCTACGGACTCGAAGGGGGGTGCACAGATGACTCTCTCCTCTGA
- the LOC142595104 gene encoding tetraspanin-18-like, with protein MGVLSCVKYLVFVFNVLVFAGGTCLAGVGVWVAVDPAGLQDVVAAKPVLSAGAYLLLAVGIALTLLGFLGCCGALRRSRPLLLLFFILVSLIFVTQLVGAVLFLVHWKQIQPELFLSQLRRNYRGDEGAEVFSAAWNTLMVTFSCCGVLGPEDFGNGSRFQELHPGTPWPRACCARDGLLQAGELRGWEQCQERSPGYIHEQGCFSAFGRTLQKHISVPGACSLAVLGIEIFAMFFAFCLYYNFD; from the exons ATGGGTGTCTTGAGCTGCGTGAAGTACCTGGTGTTCGTCTTCAACGTGCTGGTGTTT GCCGGGGGGACGTGCCTGGCGGGCGTGGGGGTCTGGGTGGCCGTGGACCCGGCTGGCTTACAGGACGTCGTGGCTGCCAAGCCCGTGCTGAGCGCGGGCGCCTACCTGCTGCTGGCCGTGGGCATCGCCCTCACGCTGCTGGGCTTcctgggctgctgtggggcCCTGCGCCGGAGCcggccgctgctgctgctg TTCTTCATCCTTGTAAGCCTCATCTTCGTCACGCAGCTCGTTGGGGCTGTTCTCTTCCTGGTGCACTGGAAGCAG ATCCAGCCGGAGCTCTTCCTGTCCCAGCTGCGGAGGAACTACCGCGGGGACGAGGGTGCCGAGGTCTTCTCTGCCGCCTGGAACACCCTCATGGTCACG TTCTCATGTTGTGGCGTTTTAGGACCCGAAGACTTTGGGAATGGCTCCCGCTTCCAGGAGCTGCACCCGGGGACGCCCTGGCCGCGGGCGTGCTGCGCCCGGGACGGGCTCCTGCAGGCGGGCGagctgcggggctgggagcagtgCCAGGAGAGGAGCCCCGGCTACATCCATGAGCAG GGCTGCTTCTCCGCCTTCGGCAGGACCTTACAGAAGCACATCTCCGTCCCTGGGGCTTGCAGCTTGGCCGTGCTGGGCATCGAG ATCTTCGCCATGTTCTTTGCCTTTTGCCTTTATTACAACTTCGACTGA
- the UBE2T gene encoding ubiquitin-conjugating enzyme E2 T, translated as MQRATRLKRELSLLTTEPPPGITCWQSENQLDDLRAQILGSADTPYEKGIFNLEILVPERYPFEPPKIRFLTPIYHPNIDSAGRICLDVLKLPPKGAWRPSLNISTLLTSIQLLMAEPNPDDPLMADISSEYKYNKQLFLLNAKEWTEKYASQEKKASKPLEEKINQSETTTTSDSAVQKRKGSIISKKEKKARLDS; from the exons ATGCAAAGAGCGACGCGGCTGAAGAGGGAGCTCTCCCTCTTGACCACAGAGCCGCCTCCAGGCATCACCTGCTGGCAAAGTGAGAACCAGCTCGATGACCTACGAGCAC AAATTTTAGGAAGTGCAGACACACCGTATGAGAAAGGAATATTCAACCTGGAAATACTTGTTCCTGAAAG GTACCCGTTTGAGCCCCCGAAGATTCGCTTTCTGACCCCTATCTATCATCCCAACATCGACTCTGCTGGAAGGATTTGCCTGGATGTTCTTAAATTGCCACCAAAG GGTGCGTGGAGGCCTTCCTTGAACATCTCCACGCTGCTGACCTCCATACAGCTGCTGATGGCGGAGCCCAACCCGGATGACCCTCTCATGGCAGACATC TCCTCGGAGTACAAGTACAACAAGCAACTGTTCTTGCTAAACGCCAAGGAGTGGACTGAGAAATACGCAAGCCAGGAGAAGAAG GCTTCCAAGcctttggaagagaaaataaaccaaagcgAAACAACTACCACCAGTGACTCCGctgtgcagaaaagaaaagggagtaTTATCagcaagaaggagaagaaagctcGCCTGGATTCCTAG